Proteins encoded by one window of Nitrospirota bacterium:
- a CDS encoding ATP-binding cassette domain-containing protein, producing the protein MKGHGEAAIVVEDLTAEYDGDIVLENVSFEVYRGEIFLLLGESGCGKTTAFRYMLGLYRAHRGRVLVNGVDMTMATEDELMALRLKLGMLFQSNALLGSMTLYENVALPLKEHTDLPEDIVRDIVRMKLGMVNLAGYDNHLPSELSGGMQKRAGIARAMALDPEFLFLDEPSAGLDPITAAELDYLIKNINESMGVTLIIVTQELDSIFNIGHRCVMFDKKEKGIIATGAPRDLKENSQDDRVLSFFNRRIPGTAGRAA; encoded by the coding sequence ATGAAGGGGCACGGGGAGGCCGCCATAGTCGTGGAGGACCTCACTGCCGAGTACGATGGCGACATCGTCCTCGAAAACGTCAGTTTCGAGGTATACAGGGGCGAGATATTCCTGCTTCTGGGCGAAAGCGGATGCGGCAAGACCACTGCGTTCAGGTATATGCTCGGCCTGTACAGGGCCCACAGGGGAAGGGTATTGGTCAACGGGGTCGATATGACCATGGCCACCGAGGACGAGCTCATGGCGCTCAGGCTCAAGCTGGGCATGCTGTTTCAGTCCAACGCCCTTTTGGGCTCGATGACCCTGTACGAGAACGTCGCGCTCCCCCTGAAGGAACACACCGACCTTCCGGAGGACATCGTCCGTGATATAGTGAGGATGAAGCTCGGTATGGTGAACCTGGCGGGCTATGACAACCATCTGCCCTCGGAGCTCTCCGGGGGCATGCAAAAGAGGGCGGGCATCGCCAGGGCCATGGCGCTGGACCCGGAGTTCCTGTTCCTGGACGAGCCGTCGGCGGGGTTGGACCCCATAACCGCCGCGGAGCTGGATTACCTTATCAAGAACATAAACGAGTCCATGGGAGTGACGCTCATCATCGTCACCCAGGAGCTGGACTCCATCTTCAACATCGGGCACAGGTGCGTCATGTTCGACAAGAAGGAAAAGGGCATCATCGCGACCGGCGCGCCGCGGGACCTGAAAGAGAACTCCCAGGACGACAGGGTGCTGAGCTTCTTCAACCGGCGGATACCGGGCACCGCC